The bacterium nucleotide sequence CTCCCAAAAATTACTACTCAAAATTTCTGTCATCAATAATTTTCTACAAATTCTATGATTTGAAAAAAAGAATTAATTCAACGTTCTAAGATTAAGTTTTTTTATAACTTGTTTTGTGAGTTCTTCTGATTTTGTTTCGTCGTTGGTAAGTTCTAAAAATCTTTCAAACAGTTTTGACTGCGCATCTCTAATGTATTTCTCATAAGATTTTACTGCCTTAAAGATAATCAAATTATTTTCTGGTATCTTAATAATCTTTCTATTAATATGATCTGAATAGAGAATATAAAGTGCTTCTGGTGGATTTTTTGCTTTATAGCGAAAATATCCTTTAGGTGAAACAATGATTACCCGAGAATTACGTTCTAATATTAATTCTGTGCCTGGAACATTTATTTCACGAAACTTGATCTCTTCTTTAGAATCCAGAAAGTCATCAGGAAAATTCTTGCCCCCTTCCGGAAAAACTTCATTTATTAGTTGTGTTACCAAAGATGAAAAATCATTCTGAAAAGGGTTATCCCCGTATTTAGCAAGCACTATTTTACCTTTCTCAGTGATTTGCCATGTCCCACGAATACTATTGTCAATAAAACCTTTATAAACAAGACGCATTTTTGCCCAATGAACCCTGTGTTCAAATTTTCTATACGGCGTATTCGGAAGCAACTCTTCTCTTTCTGCTTTTGTAAGTTTAAAA carries:
- a CDS encoding winged helix-turn-helix domain-containing protein; the protein is MAKFFKLTKAEREELLPNTPYRKFEHRVHWAKMRLVYKGFIDNSIRGTWQITEKGKIVLAKYGDNPFQNDFSSLVTQLINEVFPEGGKNFPDDFLDSKEEIKFREINVPGTELILERNSRVIIVSPKGYFRYKAKNPPEALYILYSDHINRKIIKIPENNLIIFKAVKSYEKYIRDAQSKLFERFLELTNDETKSEELTKQVIKKLNLRTLN